A single genomic interval of Lentimicrobium saccharophilum harbors:
- a CDS encoding arsenate reductase ArsC yields MKILILCTGNSCRSQMAHGFLQSFDPSLTVRSAGTEASGKLNPKAVEVMKEIGIDISHHTSDSVDLHLGEEWDYVITVCGGANEACPAFTGKVKHRLHMGFDDPSHAAGTGEFIHSEFIRVRDEIKDRFLRFYKDELIRG; encoded by the coding sequence ATGAAGATTCTTATACTCTGCACCGGCAACTCCTGCCGTTCCCAGATGGCCCACGGTTTTCTGCAGTCATTTGATCCTTCGCTTACCGTGCGCTCAGCCGGAACCGAGGCCTCGGGTAAACTCAACCCCAAAGCCGTTGAAGTGATGAAAGAGATTGGCATCGATATCAGCCACCACACTTCCGATTCCGTTGATCTGCATCTCGGCGAAGAATGGGATTATGTAATCACTGTTTGCGGCGGTGCCAATGAGGCCTGTCCTGCATTTACGGGCAAGGTAAAGCACCGGCTGCACATGGGGTTTGATGATCCTTCGCATGCGGCGGGGACCGGCGAATTTATCCATAGCGAATTCATTCGTGTGCGGGATGAAATTAAAGACAGATTTCTGAGATTCTATAAGGATGAGTTGATTAGAGGATGA
- a CDS encoding methyltransferase family protein yields MTMRETLRYIAGYVFGGTIFLFLIPFGLYKLSGYDNLWTDLELLQSGSVRHVLSVCCLLSGVFWMIWSNIFLFKAGKGGPAEGMGVSVSPRTQRLVTTGPYRYCRNPMVLGALLIYLSIVIFLNSLTALGALLIFSLSGITYLKLSEEKRLEKDFGDEFLEYRRKVPMLFPGIRFNK; encoded by the coding sequence ATGACCATGCGGGAAACCCTCAGATATATTGCCGGCTACGTTTTTGGCGGTACAATTTTTCTTTTTCTGATCCCATTCGGATTGTACAAACTATCCGGTTATGACAACCTATGGACAGACCTGGAATTGTTGCAATCCGGCTCCGTACGACATGTCCTGTCAGTATGTTGTTTACTGTCTGGCGTGTTTTGGATGATCTGGTCAAATATTTTTCTGTTTAAGGCCGGGAAAGGTGGTCCGGCCGAAGGGATGGGTGTTTCCGTAAGCCCCCGTACCCAAAGGCTGGTAACTACCGGCCCTTACAGGTACTGCAGAAATCCCATGGTTCTCGGAGCTCTGCTTATCTATCTTTCCATCGTGATATTTCTGAACTCCCTGACCGCCCTGGGCGCCTTACTGATTTTCTCTCTTTCCGGGATCACTTACCTGAAGTTATCGGAAGAAAAGCGATTGGAAAAGGACTTTGGCGATGAATTCCTGGAATACCGGAGAAAGGTTCCGATGTTGTTTCCCGGAATCCGGTTCAATAAATAA
- a CDS encoding GNAT family N-acetyltransferase produces the protein MKIEKIAENKKRFLDLLLLADEQEDMIDRYLPDGDLFALYDGDLKSVCVVVPVNGETCELKNIATCVKYQGKGYGRALIRYIADYYKYDYKTMLVGTGETPAILSFYKSCGFEVSHRVKNFFTDNYDHPMFEGDIQLIDMIYLNKDLQG, from the coding sequence TTGAAAATAGAAAAAATTGCAGAAAACAAGAAGCGATTCCTTGACTTATTATTGCTGGCCGACGAACAGGAAGATATGATTGACAGATATTTGCCGGATGGCGACCTGTTTGCATTATATGACGGCGATCTGAAAAGTGTTTGCGTGGTGGTGCCGGTAAACGGCGAAACCTGCGAGCTGAAAAATATAGCGACCTGCGTTAAATATCAGGGCAAAGGATACGGCCGCGCATTGATCAGGTATATTGCCGATTACTACAAATATGATTACAAAACCATGCTTGTCGGAACAGGCGAAACGCCGGCCATCCTGTCGTTTTATAAAAGCTGCGGATTTGAAGTGTCGCACCGGGTGAAGAACTTTTTTACAGACAATTACGACCATCCGATGTTCGAGGGCGATATTCAACTTATTGATATGATTTATCTTAATAAGGATTTGCAGGGATAG
- a CDS encoding ArsR/SmtB family transcription factor — protein MNKSEKFDEDLRELARYAKVISHPARLAIIKYLANTRSCISGDISDSLPLGRSTVSQHLKELRDAGLIHGEIDGLKINYCLCSGGIEKFMALFSVFFEPVKANGFDCEIK, from the coding sequence ATGAACAAATCAGAAAAATTTGATGAAGACCTCCGGGAACTTGCCCGGTACGCGAAGGTAATTTCCCATCCGGCCAGGCTGGCGATTATAAAATATCTGGCCAATACAAGGTCCTGTATTTCGGGTGATATTTCCGATAGCCTACCCCTGGGCAGGTCAACGGTCTCGCAGCACCTGAAGGAGCTGCGCGATGCCGGGCTGATTCACGGGGAGATTGACGGACTGAAAATCAACTATTGCCTCTGCTCCGGCGGGATTGAAAAATTCATGGCGCTTTTCTCCGTTTTTTTTGAGCCGGTGAAAGCCAATGGATTTGACTGTGAAATCAAATAG
- a CDS encoding alpha/beta fold hydrolase translates to METIRKYGKQPFQIGLLHGGPGASGEMKPIAENLSCDFGILEFLQSEKSVNGQIEELHNQLTSCADLPAILIGYSWGAWLGFLFASRYQDLVKKLIIISSGAFESKYNNDLMSIRLSRLNPQDRKEAERLISDINSDGSDNEILKRFGKLMTIADSYDYLSADNDPVDLDLTIYQSVWAEASRLRETNELINCADKIKCPVVAIHGNYDSHPIDGVEKPLSEKLGDFKMIQIENCGHIPWRERVAKDTFFEILRNELY, encoded by the coding sequence ATGGAAACGATAAGAAAATATGGAAAACAGCCATTTCAGATTGGGCTTCTGCACGGTGGACCAGGTGCATCTGGAGAAATGAAACCAATTGCTGAAAACTTATCGTGTGATTTTGGGATTTTAGAGTTTCTGCAGTCTGAGAAATCAGTTAATGGACAAATAGAAGAATTGCATAATCAACTGACTTCATGTGCTGATTTGCCTGCAATATTGATTGGATATTCCTGGGGAGCATGGCTTGGATTTTTGTTTGCAAGCAGATACCAGGATTTGGTAAAAAAATTGATTATAATTAGTTCAGGAGCATTTGAAAGTAAATACAACAATGACCTGATGAGTATCCGATTAAGCAGACTGAATCCACAAGATAGAAAAGAAGCTGAGAGATTAATTTCGGACATCAATTCGGACGGTTCAGATAATGAAATATTGAAACGCTTTGGTAAACTAATGACAATTGCCGATTCTTATGATTACCTGTCTGCAGATAATGATCCGGTGGATTTAGACTTGACAATTTATCAGTCAGTATGGGCAGAAGCATCAAGATTAAGAGAAACAAACGAATTGATAAATTGTGCAGACAAGATAAAATGTCCAGTTGTTGCAATTCATGGTAATTATGATTCACATCCGATTGATGGAGTTGAGAAACCATTATCCGAGAAACTGGGCGATTTTAAAATGATTCAAATTGAAAACTGTGGACACATACCTTGGAGAGAACGAGTTGCAAAAGATACTTTTTTTGAAATATTACGGAATGAATTGTATTAG
- a CDS encoding PIG-L deacetylase family protein, with protein sequence MNGRNQILFAFTALMILTLCACNTREDILKYAPVEVYADDTLLQLVEDKRAMIVIAHDDDMCGMAGTISLLNQRGWEIAVVSFSQSPERNAAQIEACRSILDTVMFVDLKPGQYRNDLDTVENAYYAIPRERFELVFNRELIETEYSRCIRAFNPSVIFTLDSEMGGYGHPEHVFISQMVIDLAMQQRITPALIYQSVYTDHMEQTIMERHAARMKSWGFPGDEWENAKATYGVSGMPEPDVQINISGEAGRKMDYLRSYNKREREILDFFIPFFEAYPAEEYFSVFDREFFRVIRM encoded by the coding sequence ATGAACGGAAGAAATCAGATACTGTTTGCGTTCACGGCGCTGATGATTTTAACACTCTGCGCCTGCAACACCCGGGAGGATATTTTAAAATATGCGCCCGTCGAAGTTTATGCAGATGATACCCTCCTTCAGCTGGTTGAAGACAAAAGGGCGATGATTGTCATTGCCCACGACGACGATATGTGTGGCATGGCCGGAACCATATCATTGCTTAATCAGCGGGGCTGGGAGATTGCCGTGGTCAGTTTTTCGCAGTCGCCGGAACGGAATGCGGCCCAGATAGAGGCCTGCCGCAGCATCCTGGATACCGTGATGTTTGTGGATCTGAAACCCGGACAGTACAGAAACGACCTCGATACGGTGGAAAATGCCTATTACGCGATTCCCCGGGAAAGGTTTGAGCTTGTGTTTAACCGGGAGCTTATTGAAACGGAATATAGCCGGTGCATCCGGGCATTTAATCCTTCTGTTATTTTTACCCTCGACAGCGAAATGGGGGGATATGGTCATCCTGAGCATGTTTTCATCAGTCAGATGGTCATTGACCTGGCCATGCAGCAGCGGATTACCCCCGCCTTGATCTACCAGAGCGTGTATACCGATCACATGGAGCAAACAATTATGGAACGGCATGCCGCGAGGATGAAAAGCTGGGGCTTCCCCGGCGATGAATGGGAAAATGCAAAAGCAACCTATGGCGTTTCAGGCATGCCGGAACCGGATGTTCAGATCAACATCAGCGGCGAAGCCGGGCGGAAAATGGATTATCTGCGGTCGTACAACAAGCGGGAACGTGAAATCCTGGATTTTTTCATTCCCTTTTTTGAAGCATATCCTGCTGAAGAGTATTTTTCGGTATTCGACAGGGAGTTTTTCAGGGTTATAAGAATGTAA
- a CDS encoding T9SS type A sorting domain-containing protein, which translates to MKKIWILLSFLIIKNFLFGQDTPYFSTTSMEDYIEINNPISVNNGEIWNEGSVYPIDFDFNFTVFDQEYSSLYVHAGGGISFPADGKGIQIYHTPFGGYLLKDKGVDSSLSGIDYEVVGEEGQYIIKIQWKNAGFVQWFSTSDTSDFVDFQIWIFQEDAHFELHFGDYQADPGTYGYPEGISDPDPGPSIKFAYDDCSNILSYYDAADNPLYDFFNMCLPPCYWFIDGTPSEGTTYRIIPNEGFVGISENDLSGVSVFPNPATDVIQIENINELSFIESVCIVDVLGNVILEFRKNEISGSALTLNIETIPVGVYCIRINSGNALLTKKLIKNSI; encoded by the coding sequence ATGAAAAAGATTTGGATTCTGTTAAGTTTTTTAATTATTAAAAATTTTCTTTTTGGACAGGACACTCCATATTTCAGTACAACATCTATGGAAGACTATATTGAAATCAACAACCCAATATCTGTTAACAACGGAGAAATCTGGAATGAAGGTAGTGTCTATCCTATTGATTTTGACTTTAATTTTACTGTTTTCGATCAGGAATATAGTTCATTGTATGTTCATGCAGGAGGTGGAATTTCTTTTCCTGCTGATGGAAAGGGTATTCAAATTTATCATACACCATTTGGAGGGTATTTATTAAAAGACAAAGGAGTTGATTCTTCATTATCCGGCATAGATTACGAAGTTGTGGGAGAAGAAGGGCAATACATTATTAAGATTCAATGGAAAAATGCGGGCTTTGTCCAATGGTTTTCTACCAGCGATACTTCTGATTTTGTTGACTTTCAAATCTGGATTTTTCAAGAGGATGCACATTTTGAACTTCATTTTGGAGATTACCAGGCAGATCCTGGAACATATGGTTATCCTGAAGGGATATCAGACCCTGATCCGGGGCCCAGCATCAAATTCGCTTATGACGATTGCAGTAATATATTAAGTTATTACGATGCTGCCGATAATCCGTTATATGACTTCTTTAACATGTGCCTTCCTCCTTGCTATTGGTTTATTGACGGCACTCCATCTGAGGGTACAACATATAGGATAATACCCAACGAAGGTTTTGTTGGCATTTCTGAAAATGATCTGAGTGGAGTCAGCGTTTTCCCAAATCCTGCTACTGACGTAATACAAATTGAAAATATTAATGAATTGTCATTTATTGAATCAGTGTGTATAGTTGATGTGCTGGGAAATGTTATTCTGGAATTCCGGAAGAATGAGATCTCTGGTTCAGCATTAACTTTAAATATTGAGACAATTCCTGTAGGAGTTTATTGTATAAGAATTAATTCCGGGAATGCTCTACTGACTAAAAAATTAATCAAAAACAGCATTTAA